From Falco naumanni isolate bFalNau1 chromosome 4, bFalNau1.pat, whole genome shotgun sequence:
GCTGCGTTAAGACTGAAGGAAAACCCTCCAAAGGAATGACTGTAAGAGAATGCTCCTACCTTTCTAGTCGCTTGTTGCTCAGCTGCTGGATTTGCTCCTGCTGCGCTGCTGTAAGTGGAGTATGCAGGCTTTTCGAATTCAAGCTCTGAAACTGAAAGACAAGGTCACTTTAAAAACTGCCTACTTGTGCCACTTGAGTGTCCTCTGCACCCTCCCAAGGGCATCCTCCAGGGAGACCCCGTATGCTGACAAACACGTATGCCTGGCACTGTTGGAAACCACAAATGATTAGGAGAACCTATTGGCATGTTTAAAAACAGACCTAGACAACTGTTCTGCTACTTTTCAGGGCTCAGAATAAGTTGTAAGATTAAGAATCATTCCACCAAGCAAGTCAGGGTACAGCGTGGGCATATATGTCATGGGTCATATTTCAGTCTCTGCAGAAGAGGGCATTTAAGAGACCCCAGGGTGTTCTGCTGGCATTAATAAACCATGCCTCACTGCCATCTAAGGAAGGAAAAGTTGCTCTACTTCCTGTGAGATAAAAAGAAAGGTAAGGGATTCAAGCAAAGTGACAAAGTGAGAAGCACACGCAGACCTTGTTCTTTTCCTATTACTTAACTGTTTTTGCTCCCAGGGCAAATGACACAATATATTCACTGGATTCACGTGCTTCAGGGATCCCATTTGTCTCGAACACCTTCTGCCAGTAGTTCACCACATCAGTGGCAGTCACAAACCCAGGTCTTGTGCTGCAGTTCTGCCTCAGAGATGACTGCTTTGGACTGAGAATAGGACCTTGACTTTGACTCAATCTCCCTGGCACGCACTGAGGTGCAAGACCCAGCAACCTCCTGAGCAGTGGGTGGGTGAGGTATCGCATTGTGGCAAAATCAGTTCCTGGCTTCAACATGTGTTCCTTGTTGCCATCAGCTAATTTAGTCAGTGCTGAGACTCACAGGCCAATGTTGTGAAGCACCAGCTGACCACAGTCAGTAGATCCTCCTCAGGGCAGTAAGAAAACGGCACTAGTTTGCAGCTCTTCTGGTCTAAAAAAAGAGACAAGAGTACAGCCTGAATCCCTCGGCCTGGCAAATCGCAGGTTCCCCTGACAGAACGCAGACTGCTTGCCCTAATCCCAGTCCACAGGTACAAAACCCATTACTTGCACCCTAAGAGTAAAAAAGGATTACCCCAAGAAAAGACTTGGGTGACAGCTAACCAGCTCTGCCGCTGCAATacatttctctgcagagctgcccatCTCCACAGGCCAGAGCTACCAGGAGGCCAGTCTGGGCCCATGGCAGGGCAGAAGCGAATGCGCCTACACACAGGCACAACACTCCCACCTGTTCCTGGTCCCAGAAAGCCACAAACAGGccagcctccagctccagcacttGGTGCTCTATCCCATGAGTGGGTCACCCTGGTTCCCTGAAGGAAGGCTTTCAGTCTCTCCTGGATTCTTTCCTTTACTCCCCTCTCTGGTCATAAACCACAAGTCCTAGGTTAGTGGGTGGGCTCACAGAAGCCCTTGACTCCATAGGTCAAGGATCTTCCCCACTGTGACCATCCCTGGAGAGCAGACAAGGGGCCACAGAGCCAGTGCTGAACTGTTAAGAGCAGAGGAAGGCGAAAAGCTCACAGGGCACAActaaagggaagagaaacactTGAAAGATACAAAGACCAGAAAAGGCAAACCCTGCCAAAGGGAGGTCAGTCTCTTAAAGGAGAGAACAAGCAGAGCcagacagagaaggaagactAGATGCCTGCAGGAGACAAAGTAGATGAAACTTTACAAAACAGCTGCTGTGTATCACACTTGGAACTGTGAGAGACAAACAGAACACCAACCCCACTTTCCTGCTGTGATCCGCTAGAAAGAAGGGCGCCCCCCCCTCCTGACTCACAGTCCCTGGGAGCCATTGTGGGTTTCCCTGAGCACCCATTCCCAGTCCTCTATGGACAGCTGGTTTTCATCACTATCTCAGAGAGGCCACAACCTCCCCTCCTCCAATTCCTCCAGAAAACAAccacacaaacaaataaatacctCCCCCAAGCTGCAGGCAACACCCAGGGTGGATGCTGCCCTGGAGgaatgctgctgcagggagatcTGGGGAGGCTGGGTCAGCTCCCACCTTGGCAGATGCCGGCACTGAaccactgcagcagccctggaCCCTGTTGCATGGGACACCCAcacaagcagctgcatggggccTGCCCTGCTCTTTCTGCAGTGAAACTGGAAAGAGTCAGGCCTCCACTGTCCTCCTTTGCAAAATCAAACCAGAGCCCTGGGAAGCAACAAAGGGAATACCCTGCAGCAAAGATCCCCAGATTGGCTTACCTGCTACCTCCTGGCAAAGGGGCAGGTGCTCCAATAGCCTAAGGATCCCCTTCATATCAACTTTGTTACCCCCAGCAGATAGATAAGCAGCCCCTATAAGGCCTTGCCTTTATGTTACACATAAGCAGTCTGACAACTATAGTCTTTACCAGAGCAGCTCCCCACTCCAAGGCCCCGTTTTGATGATACTGCCACAAGAGGAACACTAAAGGTTAAAAACATTAACCGTTACTGTTGTTAGGGAGTCAGATAAGACCTTAATTGGCCACGACTGGAACAATGCTGCCACTACTGTCACAATCAATAAAGCCCAGCTGCGGACGCAAGGTCCCTGCCAAGAACAGTGACTGTGTGCCACTTCTCAGTGCAAATACCTGTGGGCACACAGGTAGCGAACACATATTCTTTCCCCCCTGCAGGTCTGTGGTTTGGTCCATTTGACCCACAGTTCCCCATTCACTTAGTCCAACACGTGCCCTGGAGCCGCCGAAAGGCACGGCCCGCCCGGCGCCCGGCACCGGCCCCACGCTCCTCGTCCCGCCCGCAGGCTCGGGCAGGAGCTGGCGCTGCGCTGCACGAGCCGACACCATCCGCCACtagggcggcgggcggcggcaccGGGACAGCGGGCACAGCCTCGCCGGCCGCACcaggggggcagcgggcaccAGCCCCCCACTCGCCAGCCGGGCGGCTGCCCGCCCACGCCTCAGTTCCACTGACTGGGCGTCTCTGCGGCGGTaaccagccccacagcccaccgCCGGCACCGCAGCCCGGCCTTCCTTCAAGCCACCCCCCAGCCTTCCCTGCAGACGCAATacccggccgcggcgggcggcccaCCTGGCCTGCACCACGCCACGGGGCCCCTTCACctgcgggggggcggcgggtcCGGGGGCCCCTCAGAGGCGAGCGCGCCCGCACAGCGACGTCTCACCTCATGGCTACCGCCACCGGCCGAGCTAGAGACACGGCCGGGGCCGAGGGAAGCGACCTCCCGCCCCGCAGCCTGCGGTGGGGGCTCGAGGAAGGGCTGTGGGGAACACGGCCGAGACGCTCCCACCACTCACTGAGCACTGAGCGCATGAGTGACAGGCGCAGTGGCCAACTGCGAGCCGAGCCCTGCGGGGGCCGGCGAATCGCctggggcgcggcggggcggggcggggcgggcggccgaGCGGCGGTGTGGCGGAGCTGagcggcccggcgcggcccggcctgccccccgcgggcagcgcggcccccCGGCGGCCCCACCGCCAGCGGCGCTCCGGGGGGACCCGGACGCCTCAGCGGGGAGCGCTCAGTAAGTGCCGGCCCCGGCGAGCCGGGAGCACTAGCCGCCCCGGCGGGTGGGGCGCGGCGCTGAAACGCGGCTGTCTCCGGGGaggggcgcggcggcggcgggctggGCCATCGAGGGTCTCTGGCCGTCCTGTCCCGCCGGGCTGCGGGCGCAGGTGAGGGCTGCCGCGGCCTGTCGGTGACGGGGaagggcgggcggcggcggcgcgccgCGCTGTACCCGGCCCCGTCTCTGTGCCTGGCGCCCCGGCGAGGCCCGCCCAGCCCGACCGGGCGAGGCGCGGCGCAGCGCTGCGGGCGGAGCGGAGCGAGCGGTGGGAGTCGGCTGCCAGCCCCGGGGCCGCTCCCACGCCGGCGGCGGAGCGTGTCGGAGCGGGATGGGCCGCGCAACCCGTTACCCGCCTGGAAGCGGCTCCCCGGGACGGCGAACGTGCGGCCTCCCGCAGGGACGGCGCGCCCCGCCGCTGCGGGCCCACTCTGCCCGGGAAGGccgcgggcgcggggcggccggtGCGCAGCCGGAGGAGcggtggcggggccgggggagcgcCCCGCCCTGGTGCCCGGGCGCGACGGGCCCGTGGCacggcggcggcagcgggaggGTGGCGGACGAGGCGCTCCGGGACGGCGGGCACAGGTGGCTGGGCGActcccccagcccggggctgccccagcccgcgGGGCCGTGGAGCGGGGGGGCGAGAAGCCCCCGGTTCCGGCTCGCAGCGGGAAGCCAGATCCCATAGGCGACAGCAGCCCTGTGCCGCCTGCCTTGCGGAATGGCTGGAGACACTTCATCTTTGTGaagtaatgcagaaaaaatactaGTTGTTATTTGCCTTCTTCATCCAGAGACCCCGCGACCCATCTTCATCCCCGTGACACAAACCTCTATTCCTGTCATACCCAAGAGGAAGCTGCAGCGTTAAACCCAAGACTCAAAAAGCCAGCAGCCTCAGGCTACTGCCCGACATGATGTTCGGCATCTCAGAGGTGCTGGCCACCACAGCATCTATCAGAGACCAGTTTGGAAATGCTGTCGTAGGGGAGAATCAAAAGTGCTCTCCTTATTCCCAgacccagcagagcccagcacagagcGGTCCTGGCTGTGTGAGAAGCTCTGTTGGTGCAGGCAATGGAAGAATGCCAGCTCGCAGCAGTTGAGGATCTGGTTCCTCTTCTGTTCTATTTGTGCATGGACTATGCTGAAACCCACCAGCAATAGGTAGTAGCTGTCCCTGGCCCTAGAGCAGCCATCAGAGACTTGGAGTGTACCCAGCCTGCAGATCAAACTTCCAGCACCAGGATGACAACTGGGAAAGTGGTGGGAAagatcatcatcatcatcatccgCCCCTGGCTCTACCATTGTAAGCTGTGGGCCCTGAGCCATAATTGCAGTCAGCCTCCCCATCTGGCCCTCTGCAACCTAGACCAGAAGGGGCTTGGGAACAGCAATACCCTCATCTGGACCTGGACTTGGAGGTTGTCTAAGCCATGTCAGAAACCTTTCATACATGACTGCTTTTAGAGCTAGGTCTCTGGGCTTGGAATCCTTCAGCATAGACAGGACCCTGAAAGCATGAACAAGAGCCTCTGTTCCCACCAGACCAGATTTTCAGCTGGCTAATTTTAAACTAGCCAGTGCATAGCAGCACAGCGTGTGGTCCATACAAAAGGGTTCTTTCCCAAAGGCTTGGTATCAGCTTCACCATCCAAGTTCCAGTGGTTTTCCAAAGCTGACCACCATATTGAGATGAAGGCATAAcccattttgtttccaaaattcAGGAGCTGTTCGAGATCACAAGCCGTACTTTGCAAAGCCCTTGGGCCTGCTTCACTCCTTTCACTTAGGCTGTTTTTccactttttgtttccttgatggtggcttttaaaaaaaatgtgaattatcATAATTGAGAGTTTCCCTGAACAGCACAGTCAGTGATtctctctgggcagctgctTGGTCTGCCCAGTACCTGCTCAACAGTTCCTTCCTGTTCCCTGCTgggctgtagctgctgctgctattgtGGCACTCGGATTTCAAATTTGCCATCTTTGTGCCCGAGTGTCCACTACACTTGAGCTCCAGTGTGGTCAGCAGTGGCTGGGGAAATCCAGGTGCCACATGGTTTAAACTAGGCGTGCACAGTTTGGTGGTCAGTGAAGGCTGCAATGAACTTGTGTCTCAGCATGGTGTTAGGTGGGACCTGACCAGAACTGCTATCTTCACGTTCCTCTAGAAACTCACGGGAGTTTGACAGCTCACACAGTCTCCCAGGCACTTCAAAATCCCCCAGCAACTCCTGCTTCACAAAGTTGCTCACAGGGAGCTGTGAGACAGATGCTGCATGTGTGCTGAGAAACGTACCTGCTCAGGGAGATGCAGGACAAGTGCTGTCCGAGTCGAGGTGGCTACTCCAGCTGCGGACTGACCGCAGAGCAGCCTGGTACTGTTCGCCTGGTATGATTTCTCTGCCTCGGTTGTTAGTGACAGATGTTAATCATGCTGCTTAATGCAGTTATGGACAGCAGGAAGTCATCACAGTAATGGGAACTGCACAGTAACCTTGCCTAGAACAGAACAGAGTGGAGCAGAACAATGGCTCATTTCTCTTTGCAGACACATCTTTTCCATTCAGAGCTCATTAAcccctgtgtccctgctgcatTCTAGTCCAGACATGTTATATCTGCTAAACTGCTGAGGAATTATCAGAGGACTGCTACAGTAGTTCTTGGGGTTGTCATTGCTCTGGTCCAGAGGTAgctgcattttcacagaaagaGTTGCTGAACTAACGTTATAGGCAGTGATTTTATAAACACAGTTTTGCAAATACTTCCCATAGGATCATCCCATGGTGTTTTGCAACTCCTGATGATTTGCGCAATAGAAGCATGAAGCAATTAAAGCCTTTCATGTTTTCAGCATGAATAGATGTATCAAATTTCACAACTCATACAAAATTGgactaatttaaaaattaatattgataatCAGCAGTGCATGACTAAGCTTGAGTGCGTGCTTTCATCAGGGACTTGAAAAATACTCACTGTCTGTAGTAGCAGATGGGGGACCAGTGTAAGGAAGTGCCTTTCCAGGGTGCATGGGATGAAGGAATGTGGGGCAACGGAGAGTGCAGTGACTAGATAGACCAGTGACTACCACAACAGGGAAGTCCAACTTCAGATTCAATAACATTCTGAGATGTGGATGCCTCATGGCTGAGTGTTGTTTTATTGGACGTGTTCCCACTGATAAGGGGATCCATGTAActttccaaaaatgaaaaacgagacagaagcaggaaaatgctgtaTCTGCAGATAGAGGCCGCCTGCCTCAGCCTGAAGCAGAACAAAGGCAGGGGTTCTGAGGCTGTCCCCACATCGGTCTGCCAAGTGCCTGCaaggaggcagagctgaagcagcAAGGGGAGAGCGTATCACTGATTTCAAGTGAATCAGGCATGACTCTGGGGGCTCTCAGTACccctgaaaaatctttttcttattttgagtGGGCATCTGTGAGCTGTTCTCAAAAACTGTGCCAGTGAATCAGGAAACTTTGGAAAAGGTTGTGCCTGTCTCTTAAGAGCTCTGCACTGTTCATTTGTTCTCATTCTTTCCTAGGCTGAAACAAGTGTGGTTCCTATGAAGAAAAATCATCAGTGATGATGCTACAGGAGGTCTCACATGAGGGTCCTTGATACGAAGGGCAACTTTCTACTTCTGTAGCTGATGGGTGAGGACAACAGGTTGGTCAAAGGAGCTACCAAGAGCTGGCAGGATGAGTTACAGCTCACCCTCTATACATGATGTGTAtcacagcagcaccaccacagcCAAGCCAGGCACAGGGACAACTCTGGATGTGACTGTACCAGAAACAGCTACCATAAGCCCTGAGACTACCAGTTTCAACAGCACCAAAATCCCAGACGTGGCTAGCACTGGACCCGGCATGAGCACAATGCTGCTGTCCTTTGGGATCATTACCGTGATTGGGTTGGCTGTAGCTATGGTAAGAGAGGCCTGctaaatatttctctctctgttgAGGTTGGAGGGTGGCAAAGGGGCTCTAGGACTGATGGAAGCCATATGTGgtatcagtatttatttttaatagcagtagGAAGTTTGGTTAAAAGAATGCAAAGCAGATTCTGTTCTGACTTGTTAAGTGGAACAGCTGCATTGATTTAAACCTTGTCAACACAGGGGCCCTGCAAGAAAGTTCATCCAAATTCAAGTTTTAAAGCAGACTGTTGAAATGAAACCACATTAATCTCCCCTGTGGACATTTGAATTTTTGAATTAAAGCGGCCTGAATCCATTTTAGCTGGACTCATTCTGGACTGCATTCCCAAGGTTCTGCTTGCTGGATATCAGCAAAGTACTTGAGATTTTCTTGCATAACTAACCTTGCTGTTAATGCTGTAGGCAGAAGCTTTCAGAAACTGTAGTTCTGGGCTTGACACAGGCAATGCAAGTGCTGCAGTTCTTCTTCTGATATGTAACCAGATCATTTACCTGCCAACAGAGAACAGAAGGTAGCGGCAAGCTCCCATTCCTCATATGAGGAAGAGCTTCACTAATACAACCATCAGAGGAGCCTACAGAAAGGGACTACTGCAAAATTGCATTGCAGACCCGAGGAGGAGTTTTTCCAAAAGCCCCTAAGAGAACCTGGAAACATTATCCTGGAAATGGTCCTAAGTTCCCAAGAGCAACACCCAGCGTTCGTAGTTCTCAGAACAAGGCTCTGGAGGCCAAAAGCCTCActtccttcccagcacagccactcTTACTGGCTGACACGAGGCAAGTCACTGAGCATgccctctttccttcttccctttatACTGGGGAGGGGGTAACAGCACTTCCATGCTGTAGGAAATCTACAGATGATGAAAGGTTCTTCATCCACTCTTAAATTGCCACACATGTCGTGCAGCCACCAGAAATGTGCTGAACTACACCTAGTAATAATACACCTAATACTCTTACTACTACTAACACGCCTAATAACACGCCACTCGAGCACGTAAGTGTCAGACATGATGTGCTACCAAGCTTACACTGATgcacatgaaaattaatttttggttgccacttctcccttccccctgcttTGGTGTGCAGTGACACCAGACTTGCTACACCTCCTTTCTCTGTGCCCTGTGGCCAAAAtttctcttctcagctgttccccatCCTACTGTGACTGTTATAAtgatggttttctttctccctcagGTTCTGTAtatcaggaagaggaagaggtaAGTAACGTCTATTGTTGGCTGAAGGAAGCTCAGTACTTCAAAATGCAGAGAGAACTAGGAAGGAGACGGGAAGATGGGGAGAGTGCGAGGGATGGCTGTCTGAGAACAAACCTACAGGGATTCAGCTGTGTGTGACTGAGGCAGGGGTAGGGACACTGCACTCCTAATACTGGGCCACCTTCAGGCATCAGAGCTTCAGAGACTCCCGCACAGCTTTGGCAAGGAAAACATGGTTGAGCAGGAGGTTAGCCTGCAAACTCTTCATGCTTCATCTATGAGATACGCTAAAACAGAGGAGAGTGTTATGAGTGTATAAAGAAGCTGGGAACCTTTGCATGAGAGGTGTGGATCTCACATTTCAGCCATTCCCAGATCCCCGTTTTCCAAGAGCCTGGGCCAGTGACACTGGCCTTGCAAGGCTGAAGGCCTCTTTAGCTGCAGTCACAGCAACTGGCAGTAGCATAGTGCAGAGATGCAGCCTTCTAGCCTTAGTGTTAATTTCCTTGTTAAGCTTGCTGAAAAtggagaggagagcagcatGCAGGGAGACACACATCttgattcttctgtttctgacaGCAGAGGCTGGTGAAGATCCATTAGATGTGGTACCTCCCCCCCTGCCTGACCTTGTGGCAGGCCTGGCATGGCCATGGGCTTTGAAGAAGTGCTGCTGCCCACTGTAAAATTTCCAAGCCAGACCCTGAATCCCAGATCTGGGTACTGCCATAGTAGCAGCTAATGCTTGGCCTATTAACAGAGTGCTGCTGGAGATAATGGTTGTGTTGGCAAACCTGTGTAGAAGCAAGGAGGGAATGTGTCATCTTAGCAATTGCCAAAATAGATATTTGTGGTGACACTGCCAGTAACTGCTTGTGTGTTTCCCTCCCCCACCACGCAAAACTCAGCTACAGCCTAAGGCAGGGCTTAGTGTTTTCACAAGAGCATGCCCACCCATCCGTCCTCCACCTCTGAGCTGCCCAGTATTTAGGGAGACCCATTGGGGTAGTACTTTATAGCTCTGTCACTTGGAGCAATGATAGAAGAGTAAAGAACAGTCTGTCCACAGGCATCAACCTCCTATGAGAAActctctttcctgttttctatttattattttctatttttatgtacTTCAACCCCAGAGTTAAAGTACTGCTCTTAGACCACTGGAGCTAGAAGTGGACTTTTGCTGGCAGACATGGTGTGACGTGGCAGGACAGGCTGTTGTGTATAGAGGGAAGGGGAGGTCACAAAATGCCTAGCCAGTATGTTCCACCATCTCTTTTGTCCCACCACATAAAGCTTGGTATTTTAAGGTCTGCAGGAACTTAAATCCCTGTCTGATTCCTCTATGCGTAGTGCCTGCTAACATAGATTAGTGATGGCAATTAATCCCTGTAACTGCACTCTGGGTATCTTCCACTACTGCCAGCTGTGTGTAGTAGGTTCTTATCCTCATCTCTGTGGGACAGGACATAATCCTTATCCAGCAAGAGCAATATGAGCAGAATCCCTGCACAGGAGGAGAAATAGGCTGCAGATAGCCTCAGCAGTGAGGTGGGGAAGGCAGCCTGAGCACCTGTCCTCCTCAGCCAaccctttctcttccctcccatGGGCAGGTTGGAGAAGTTACGGCACCAGCTCATGCCCATGTACAACTTTGATCCCACCGAGGAACAGGATGaactggagcaggagctgctggaacACGGGCGAGATGCAGCATCTTCCCAGGCATCGCAGAACAAGGTAGGCATCAGGGACCAGTGAGTCTGTTACTACAACCACTGGCACCTGCACTGTTTTTGTTACAGAGTCAAAACATTGTAGGATTGTAGAGTAAGTAAACCATGTCAGACCTCAGGAGGACTTTGCCCATCTCTGCCAGCCCTGGAGATACAGGGGTTGAGCATTCTGGAGTGCTTAGGATGGACTGAAGAGTCAGGCAAGTAGGACAAAGAGCCTGAGGAGGCAAAGCACTGGCTGTGCTCAActatgagagagaaaagaacaacTTCAGTAATTAAGGGCAAGTTTACTACAGTTTACCGCCCAGGGCACCACAAGGGAGCAGTAGGATGATGAATGCCGTTTTCTGGGAGATGGGCTTCAGTGCCTGCAAGGCACTGAGGCTCCTTTGCCCTGGCCCTGAAAAGCAAGTAATTTCCACCCAGTTATAAGGTATCCCTGCTTTGCCCAAGGACTTAAGTATGGAACAAGGCCTTGCTGAGGGAAAGCCTGTAGTAACAGTTTACTGTGCTGCGAGCCCTGAAGAACGCAAGCAGAAAGCCTGCACGTTGTTGTGGCATGGCACATCTGGTCTTctcaccagcacctccaggccAACCCTGCTGGGCACAGAGCAGTGTGgctcagaaagagaaaagggaggagAGTTCTCCATTTGAATTTGGGGAGAGAGGAAGGCAGCTTTGCTTTGACCCCTCCCAAGTGTTCAAAAGCATGCAGTATGCTGCAAAATGACAGCGTCCTCAGAGACCACTGACTTGCTACATTTGTGAGTTAGGAAAGAGCCTGATAGCTTGGCCAGTTGTTTTTGGTTAGTAAGTCTTTTGTCAAAGACCCATCTGGACATCTCCTTCCCCAGTGTACTACCAAGAGGTAGGAGAAACAGGGAAGAAGGGCTTCTCACCATCATTTGCAGCCACCttcacagtgttttctgtttcctttgtcaCCACCACAACCAcacaaaaagcctttctgaaagaCAGAGCCAGCAGGGATGGTTGGAAAAGCTATGTCTCTTAGCCAGTGATGCAGCCTCCCCTTAGAGTAAGCATCTCTCCTTTCCTGAAttcctctccagctgctctgtgttgCCTGTGTCTTCCCTTGCTTTTCCAGTTCCAGTTGCAATTCTCAGTTTCCACACACTTCACACCTTCAGCTATCGGTAGCAAGCTTGgtgtgggagaaaggaaaagaggaaataataaatacaactgtaattataaaatatttaccttgAGATATGCTTCCCAAGCTGCTAAAGAGCTCAAAGGAGATGTGTGTCTTGAAATATGAAAGATAGTCAACATATTCCATACAGTGGTTTGGTACAGCAAGGAATACTGTTGTATAAAAGCAAAGGATCTTGTCCTCAAAGTAGCGCATACTGGGAAAACATCAGGTCCTTCTGTTAGTGCACACAGAGGACTCCCTTCAGGTAGTAAAAGGGGGAAATGACAAGGCCAGAGTTAAACTTAGCACAGTAAAAGCAGATCCTATGTAGGGACTGGCCAGCAGGATACCTCAGATCCCTCCAGATTTTGCTAATGCACAGATACCCCTGCTTGGAAAGTACACAAGCTTAAAAGCTTAACATAGTAAGAGTGGGAGAGTCTATAAGCAACAGCCGAAGTTCAGTCTGTGGCATGTTTCCAGGCCTTCTTGATGAAAAGTCTTTTCGTGCTGCCTTGTATATATAAATAGTGAGATCCAGTAGTCCAACGACGTTGGAATTTTAAACCGGCTCGTTTTAATGGGCTGACGTACTCTCTGGCCTGTTGGTATTTTTCTGACACAGCCTTGTTAACGCCACATTGGTCAGCCAGCCTCCCCTTCCATCGGGGGCCGAGTCTAGTTACAGTACTGTGCAGTCTGTGCCAAGCACACACACCTGAGCAAAGGCAGACTTGCTGGGTCTCATCTTTCACTGCTTCAACGCAGATTCTGCTGACAAGTCAAGGAGCCCTCCAGAGACCCAGCCGTCTTGTGTTCACAGACGTTGCCAATGCCATCAATGCATGAACAATacctgcccctgctctgggaTCATGCTGAGACTGGGGAGGATGAAGCCAACAAACCAGTGACTTCCCGCAAGCACGGCCGATCCACTGAGCCCAGCTGGTCACTCCATTGGTTTGTGTTACAAAAGGGCACAAGCACTGGGAACTGTCACCACTTTGGGAAGCAAACCCTTTGTGATGGCAGTGGTGATTTTTTGGCGCGTCTGTTACCACTAAAAGGTCCTGAGCTCCAGTTTCTGGGCTGGCGCTGACTGCTATCATTTACAGAGCTGCGT
This genomic window contains:
- the C4H3orf18 gene encoding uncharacterized protein C3orf18 homolog isoform X2; the protein is MSYSSPSIHDVYHSSTTTAKPGTGTTLDVTVPETATISPETTSFNSTKIPDVASTGPGMSTMLLSFGIITVIGLAVAMVLYIRKRKRLEKLRHQLMPMYNFDPTEEQDELEQELLEHGRDAASSQASQNKYMHLSVGSYSIHSTGQNGIKASQNLNAYLKVGFMQGDHCTE
- the C4H3orf18 gene encoding uncharacterized protein C3orf18 homolog isoform X6; the encoded protein is MSYSSPSIHDVYHSSTTTAKPGTGTTLDVTVPETATISPETTSFNSTKIPDVASTGPGMSTMLLSFGIITVIGLAVAMVLYIRKRKRLEKLRHQLMPMYNFDPTEEQDELEQELLEHGRDAASSQASQNKGVLGVY
- the C4H3orf18 gene encoding uncharacterized protein C3orf18 homolog isoform X1; translated protein: MSYSSPSIHDVYHSSTTTAKPGTGTTLDVTVPETATISPETTSFNSTKIPDVASTGPGMSTMLLSFGIITVIGLAVAMVLYIRKRKRLEKLRHQLMPMYNFDPTEEQDELEQELLEHGRDAASSQASQNKAGRASTRWKIPLEFHCLQLDIGNTLNSSEFSKVSCDTKHKSAIQCETEQAATISDQLATAVSQN
- the C4H3orf18 gene encoding uncharacterized protein C3orf18 homolog isoform X7, whose protein sequence is MSYSSPSIHDVYHSSTTTAKPGTGTTLDVTVPETATISPETTSFNSTKIPDVASTGPGMSTMLLSFGIITVIGLAVAMVLYIRKRKRLEKLRHQLMPMYNFDPTEEQDELEQELLEHGRDAASSQASQNKPF
- the C4H3orf18 gene encoding uncharacterized protein C3orf18 homolog isoform X3, whose product is MSYSSPSIHDVYHSSTTTAKPGTGTTLDVTVPETATISPETTSFNSTKIPDVASTGPGMSTMLLSFGIITVIGLAVAMVLYIRKRKRLEKLRHQLMPMYNFDPTEEQDELEQELLEHGRDAASSQASQNKYMHLSVGSYSIHSTGQNGIKASQNLNAYLKGVLGVY
- the C4H3orf18 gene encoding uncharacterized protein C3orf18 homolog isoform X5, which codes for MSYSSPSIHDVYHSSTTTAKPGTGTTLDVTVPETATISPETTSFNSTKIPDVASTGPGMSTMLLSFGIITVIGLAVAMVLYIRKRKRLEKLRHQLMPMYNFDPTEEQDELEQELLEHGRDAASSQASQNKILLTSQGALQRPSRLVFTDVANAINA
- the C4H3orf18 gene encoding uncharacterized protein C3orf18 homolog isoform X4; translated protein: MSYSSPSIHDVYHSSTTTAKPGTGTTLDVTVPETATISPETTSFNSTKIPDVASTGPGMSTMLLSFGIITVIGLAVAMVLYIRKRKRLEKLRHQLMPMYNFDPTEEQDELEQELLEHGRDAASSQASQNKITLSAWSPQAGHAESESITGRCRKKTSSLHTTF